One window of the Pelobates fuscus isolate aPelFus1 chromosome 12, aPelFus1.pri, whole genome shotgun sequence genome contains the following:
- the CD151 gene encoding CD151 antigen, producing MGEYNEKKDTCGTICLKYLLFAFNFFFWLAGLAVMAVGVWTLVQKSDYISLLPSSTYAATAYILVIAGAIVMVTGILGCCATFKERKSLLKVYFFLLLCIFILEILAGILAYIYYQQLNDELKQSLKDTMTMKYKQPGQDKVTGAVDKLQQEFKCCGSNNSRDWADSIWIKSPESEGRLFPDSCCKTVTEKCGKRDHPSNIYKVEGGCITKLEAFIRSHLLIIGAVGLGIASVQLFGMIFTCCLYRSLKSEPY from the exons ATGGGAGAATATAATGAAAAGAAGGATACGTGTGGCACAATATGCCTGAAATACCTGCTGTTCgcctttaatttctttttttgg TTGGCAGGACTGGCTGTAATGGCAGTGGGGGTTTGGACATTGGTCCAGAAGAGTGACTACATCAGCCTTCTACCCTCCAGCACCTATGCTGCAACTGCTTACATCCTTGTTATCGCTGGTGCTATCGTTATGGTAACTGGAATCCTGGGATGCTGTGCGACCTTCAAGGAGAGGAAAAGTCTCCTAAAAGTG TACTTTTTCTTGTTGCTGTGTATTTTCATTTTGGAGATACTTGCTGGCATCCTGGCTTACATATACTACCAGCAG CTGAATGATGAACTCAAGCAGAGCCTTAAGGACACAATGACCATGAAGTACAAACAGCCAGGACAAGACAAGGTGACCGGTGCAGTAGACAAACTGCAGCAGGAG TTTAAATGTTGCGGCAGTAATAATTCAAGGGACTGGGCAGATAGCATTTGGATAAAATCTCCAGAATCTGAGGGCCGCCTTTTTCCCGATAGCTGCTGTAAGACTGTTACTGAGAAGTGCGGTAAGCGGGATCATCCCTCAAACATCTACAAAGTGGAG GGTGGCTGTATTACCAAGCTGGAAGCTTTTATCCGGTCTCACCTGCTAATCATTGGCGCTGTAGGCCTTGGTATTGCTAGCGTACAG ctcTTTGGAATGATTTTCACTTGCTGCCTCTATCGGAGTCTAAAATCTGAGCCGTACTGA